From the genome of Desulfovibrio sp. JY:
CCGGCCACATGGCCGGCGGCGTCGAGGAGCGGACCGCCGCTGTTGCCGGGCAACACCTCGGCCGTCACGGCCTGCTCCCGGCCCGGCCCCGCGCCCCGGGCCAGTTCCCGGGTCCGACCGGCGGTGACCCGCAGGCGGCCGGACAGGGCCGCCCGCCCCGGATACCCGGCGGCATAGACGGGCGTGCCGGCCGGGAGTGCGTCGCCCTCGCGAAAAACCAGCGCCTCGGGCGGGGCTGCGGCCAGCCGCACCAAGGCCAGGTCATGCTCTGGATCGGCCCGCAACAGGCTCGCTCCCATGGGTTTTCCGTCCACAACGGCCATGAGGCGACGACAATGCGCGGCCACATGGGCGTTGGTCAGCACATGGCCGAGCCGGCTGACCACAAATCCCGTACCGGTGATCACAGGCCCTTTCGGCGCGGCCCCCGGTCCGTCGCCATGTCCCCGGTCCGTTCCCTGCTGCCCCCGGGCCTTGCCCTCGATGCGCAGGGCCACGGTCGGGTCGAGGGCCTTTCCGGCGCGCTCGGCCAAGGCGGTCAGACGATCCCGCGTGGCCGCAACGATCCGGTCCCCGGCCAGGGCATCCAAGGCCATGGCGTAGGCCGCGGCGGGATTTCTGACCACGCCCCGACCGGTCAGCAACAGCTCGCCGAGCACGGCCGCCGCCTCGGGCGAGCCGGCCCGCACCGCCCGGCGCAGATACCCCACCGCGTCCGCCGTCGGTCCGCCGCGCCCGGAAAGCCGCATCAGCCCCAGCAGGTACAGCGCCTGGGCCGATCCCTTGCCGGCCGCTTTCCGGAAATACGTCGACGCCATGGCGTCGCTTTGGGCAACGCCTTCCCCCCGATAGTAGAGCAGCCCCAGGGCGGTCATGGCGGGCGTGTTGCCGCCCTCGGCCGCCTGGCGATAGAGCCGAGCCGCGCCGGCCGGGTCCTTGGCCCCGCCGCGCCCCGCCTCGCGCATCGCCCCCAGGAGAAAAAGCGCCGAAGGACTGCCCGCCTTGACCAGGGGGGCCAGCTCGCGCAGGGCCACGGCATCCTGGCCGCGCTCGAAAGCGCGCAAGGCGTCGTCGTAATCGGCCAGCCCCGGCGAGGCCAGGGCGAGCAGACAGACGACAAGCAGCAGCGTCGCGCCGCGCCTGTTCATTTATGCGCCCCGTGCCCCTTGGCGGCGGGCGGCGGCGTCGGCGCGGGCGGCGGCGCATCGCTGGCCACCCGGCACAACCCGTAGCGCTGGGTCATCTGCGGCATGGTGGCCGCGCCGTGGTGCGAGGCCACCATGAGGAAATTGTCCGACGCCCCCGAATACAGGGGATAGACGGTCACCACGGTCATGCCGCCGTCGGGATAGCGCGCCATGGCGGTCAGGCCCGCGGGGCTCGTCATGTAGACGCCCGGCGTTTCCAGGGCGTCCTCCTCCAGCACCACCCGCTTGGCCTTGGGATCCACGATGTTGATGGTCAGGCCCGGGGTATTGGGATTGAGCGGCGGCTTGATGCTGACCGAACCCTGGGGCGTAAATCCCGCCACCACCCCATGGGTGAAGGCGCAGGCCAGCCGTTTGGCGGCAAAAAGCACCTCCCCGGCGGTTTCGTTTTTTTTCTCGGCCCCCCGGGCCGGCCCGGCCGCGAGGGCGATCACCAAAACATTAAAAAACAGCATCGCAACAATGCGTTTCATGCTATCCTCCCGTCACGGTTGCACCCGATCCGGCAGGCTAGTGGGGCGGACGCACCCAGGTCAAGCCGGCCGACCGCCGAGGCACGCCCCTGGAAGGGCTTGCCGCCACGAGCACTTTGGCGTAGTATAACGTTTGTTGGAAGCTCGGAATGAGCCTGAAAAAAGCAGGCAGTGACCGCCCTTATTCCGAGCGTTTTTGGAGATCCCCGCATCATGAAAAAATTCCGTGTCTACTTCGCCACCAAGGTCCATGTAACGAATAGCTGGTTTCGGCGTAAAAAAGACGTATCCGAAACGGATTACGTTGTCGTGTTGGCCCATAACGAGGCCCATGCCCATAAGGAAGCCAAAAGATATGTCGATATGGATTCCCTGGGCATGCCTTTTCAAGTTACGAATATCGCTCCCGCCGCAGACGACGAAGTCGAGGGACGCCATGGTTCCCTGGGCTTGGTGAATCCTGCCGCCAAGGAAACGCCGCAGGAAACCGACGAGATTGGGAACAATACACCCAACTGATTGTTTTCCATAGCGTACCGCAGCGTAACCGGTCGCGGCGCGACGTCTGGCCGAGACGTGCCCGGACCATACGCGATGCCGCCGACGGGGAGAACACAGCCATGCTCACCGCTTTTCCCAAGGGACTCTTCGCCCATGCCCGAGGCTTCCGGTTTGCCCTGGCCCACAAAGGCTACCTGGCCCTCACGGCCATCCCCTTCGGCCTGACCCTGGTCCTGTTCGCGGCCGGCGTCTGGGTTTTCGCGGCCAATGACGACAAGCTGCTTGCCCTGGTCTGGTCGCCCCGGGCGGTCGACGCCGGCCAGACGCTTGGCCTGCTGTACTGGCTGTACGTCCATGTGGCCAAGGCGGTGCTTTACGCCCTGGTCTTCGTCCTGTCCTATTTTCTCTTCATGGTCGTGGCCACCATCCTGGCCTCGCCCATCTACGACGCCATCGCCGGGAGCATGGTCCGCAAGCTGCGCGGCAACGGGGCCAGCCACGAAAACACCCTGCCCTGGTGGCGGGTGATGCTCGAGCAGGCCAAGCAGGCCGTGTTCGTGGCCGCCGTTCCCGTACTCCTGGTCTTCATACCCGTCATCGGACAGATCCTCGCCCCCCTGGTCGCGGCGGCCCTGCTGGCCTTCGAGTTCATCGATTTCGCCTACGCCCGCGACGAACCCCGCTTCGCCGTCCGGCTGCGGGCCATGGCCGCCCGCCCCCTGACCCTGCTCGGATTCGGGTTGCCGCTGCTCGTGCCGGTGCTCAACATCTTTCTTTTCCCCTGCGCCATCTGCGGCGCCACCCTGCTGTATCTGGACGGCCCCGGCCGGGACGGCATCCCTTCAAACCGGAAATGACATTCTTGCAACATCGGCGCGCCAGGGTGCACCAAGCGTCCTTTTTGCGGCATGATGATCCGCCCGCGCGCCGAACCAACCTTGCCGCCACGGCGGCTTGAGGTTACCCTCGGCGTACGCCCCCGAATTCGCGCCGCCGGACAATAGGCTGCGGCAACAAGGACCCCCAGTTCCATGCCATACGCGTTTTTCCCGCCGCCTGGCCGGCAACGACGAGGACCGGCCGCATGAGCCAGCACGGGCCGCAATCCGGCAAACCCTCCCTGTCCCATACCGCCGCCCTGGCTTTCGGGGCGCTCGGCGTGGTGTACGGCGACATCGGCACAAGTCCGCTGTACGCCATGAAAGAGTGCTTCTACGGCATGCATGCCATCGCCGTGACCCGGGAAAACATCTTCGGCGTGCTGTCCCTTTTCTTCTGGTCCCTGACCATGGTCATCACCATCAAGTACGTGCTCTTCATCCTGGCCGCCGACAACAAGGGCGAGGGCGGCATTTTCGCCCTGGGCGAGCTTCTGCCCAAGGAGCGGGGTCATCGTCAGGTGCGGGCCCTGCTGACATTTTTGGCCCTATGCGGCGCGGGGCTGCTCTACGGCGACGGCGTCATCACCCCGGCCATCTCCGTGCTGTCGGCCGTGGAGGGCTTGAACGTGGCCACAACGGCCGCCCAGCCCCTGGTCGTGCCCATCACCTGCGTGATCCTTTTCGGCCTGTTCATGGCCCAGCGCCACGGCACGGCCGGCATCGCCAAGATATTCGGCCCGGTCATGCTGGTGTGGTTCGCGGTCCTGGCCGTCCTCGGCTTCAAGGAAATCCTGAACGCGCCGGAAGTCCTGGCCGCCGTCAATCCCTGGCACGCCGTCCAATTTTTCGAGCGCAACCATCTCCACGGCGTTCTGGTCCTCGGCGCGGTGGTCCTTTGCATCACCGGCGGCGAGGCGCTCTACGCCGACCTCGGCCATTTCGGCCGCCGGCCAATCCAGCTGTCCTGGCTGATCATCGTCTTCCCCTGCCTGCTCATCAACTATTTCGGCCAGGGGGCCGGCCTGCTCCTCGATCCGGCCAACGCCGCCAACCCGTTCTACACCCTTGTGCCGGACATCCTGCTCTACCCCATGGCCGCGCTGTCCACGCTGGCCACGGTCATCGCCTCCCAGGCCCTTATTTCCGGCGTCTTTTCCCTGACTCGGCAGGCCATCCAGCTCGGCTGGTGCCCACGGCTTCGCATCGTGCACACCTCGAGCTCCATGGAAGGACAGATCTACATCCCCGAGGTCAATTTCGCCCTCATGTGGGCCTGCATCGGCCTGACCCTGGCCTTCGAGGAATCCAGCCGCCTGGCCGCCGCCTACGGCATCGCGGTCACGGCCACCATGGGCATCACCTCGGTCCTCTATTTCTTCGTGGCCCGGTGGACCTGGAACCAGCCCCTTTGGCGGGTCCTGCCGCCGGTCCTCGTCTTCCTGGTCTTCGACCTGGCCTTTTTCGGGGCCAACCTGCTCAAGGTGGCCGACGGCGGCTGGCTGCCCCTGGTCATCGCCGCTCTGGTGGTCATGTGCATGTCCACCTGGCGCGACGGCAGGCTGGCGCTGCGCCAGAT
Proteins encoded in this window:
- a CDS encoding trypsin-like peptidase domain-containing protein, with protein sequence MNRRGATLLLVVCLLALASPGLADYDDALRAFERGQDAVALRELAPLVKAGSPSALFLLGAMREAGRGGAKDPAGAARLYRQAAEGGNTPAMTALGLLYYRGEGVAQSDAMASTYFRKAAGKGSAQALYLLGLMRLSGRGGPTADAVGYLRRAVRAGSPEAAAVLGELLLTGRGVVRNPAAAYAMALDALAGDRIVAATRDRLTALAERAGKALDPTVALRIEGKARGQQGTDRGHGDGPGAAPKGPVITGTGFVVSRLGHVLTNAHVAAHCRRLMAVVDGKPMGASLLRADPEHDLALVRLAAAPPEALVFREGDALPAGTPVYAAGYPGRAALSGRLRVTAGRTRELARGAGPGREQAVTAEVLPGNSGGPLLDAAGHVAGVVAARRDTEGARRLTGDAPPDMGFVVPLAAVKAFLSRGQVPIASAPSARTLDAAGIAEAVSGKVVPLFCQTAGR
- a CDS encoding EI24 domain-containing protein, which produces MLTAFPKGLFAHARGFRFALAHKGYLALTAIPFGLTLVLFAAGVWVFAANDDKLLALVWSPRAVDAGQTLGLLYWLYVHVAKAVLYALVFVLSYFLFMVVATILASPIYDAIAGSMVRKLRGNGASHENTLPWWRVMLEQAKQAVFVAAVPVLLVFIPVIGQILAPLVAAALLAFEFIDFAYARDEPRFAVRLRAMAARPLTLLGFGLPLLVPVLNIFLFPCAICGATLLYLDGPGRDGIPSNRK
- a CDS encoding KUP/HAK/KT family potassium transporter: MSQHGPQSGKPSLSHTAALAFGALGVVYGDIGTSPLYAMKECFYGMHAIAVTRENIFGVLSLFFWSLTMVITIKYVLFILAADNKGEGGIFALGELLPKERGHRQVRALLTFLALCGAGLLYGDGVITPAISVLSAVEGLNVATTAAQPLVVPITCVILFGLFMAQRHGTAGIAKIFGPVMLVWFAVLAVLGFKEILNAPEVLAAVNPWHAVQFFERNHLHGVLVLGAVVLCITGGEALYADLGHFGRRPIQLSWLIIVFPCLLINYFGQGAGLLLDPANAANPFYTLVPDILLYPMAALSTLATVIASQALISGVFSLTRQAIQLGWCPRLRIVHTSSSMEGQIYIPEVNFALMWACIGLTLAFEESSRLAAAYGIAVTATMGITSVLYFFVARWTWNQPLWRVLPPVLVFLVFDLAFFGANLLKVADGGWLPLVIAALVVMCMSTWRDGRLALRQISLAATVPLRTFLGEVTAKEPLRVPGTAVFMSLSPQGTPVTLLHHYKHNKVFHQSVVILTITASDTPYVPEDNRLEIQELGMGFFRILARYGFMETPNVPKIMTRARATGLPIDPPSDTTFFLGRESLLTTGKARMADFRKSLFALMSRNARPATAYFGLPPGRVVELGVQVEL